In Paenibacillus guangzhouensis, a single window of DNA contains:
- a CDS encoding SAF domain-containing protein encodes MSKIRQRTKNLWIAGLSGAAIMGCLFLSYAVYSQLHVQKIKRDTEKQYEQQIAELQTARQEQQAKMGNVWVLKGNVAAGTRISAQQVEMQEMELRLLPANVVGTKEKIVGKISKIDLSANTVLIPSMFYEGQATPNDLRNEQFAQIQLPLNLRDQDVIDVRIQFPTGQDYIVLSKKRVKRVAGNTISLQLTEQEILMMSSAMVDALIHHGSIYGLTYVDPGMQSSAIVNYPSNAEVLALIETNPNIVEEAKTALAKVARKKLETALAEQQMRYSNLTLGPSTTPQSVVQNEVQSTTSETSPIDNRDDGVLTKEEQTKLFEQAPIPNDDAGSDQ; translated from the coding sequence ATGTCAAAAATTAGACAACGGACGAAAAACTTATGGATTGCCGGACTCAGTGGCGCTGCCATCATGGGATGTTTGTTCCTAAGTTATGCCGTGTACTCGCAATTACACGTTCAGAAAATCAAACGGGATACAGAGAAGCAATATGAACAGCAAATCGCTGAACTACAGACCGCACGGCAGGAGCAGCAAGCCAAGATGGGGAACGTATGGGTTCTAAAAGGCAATGTTGCTGCAGGTACGCGTATTTCAGCACAACAGGTAGAAATGCAAGAAATGGAACTTCGTCTTCTTCCTGCGAACGTGGTCGGCACGAAAGAGAAGATTGTTGGAAAAATATCTAAAATCGACTTGTCCGCGAATACCGTTCTTATCCCGTCCATGTTCTACGAAGGGCAAGCAACGCCGAATGATCTTCGAAATGAGCAATTTGCTCAGATCCAACTACCGCTGAATTTGCGTGATCAGGATGTCATTGATGTCCGTATCCAATTTCCAACGGGTCAGGATTATATTGTCTTATCCAAGAAGCGAGTGAAGCGAGTCGCAGGAAATACGATCAGCCTGCAGCTGACGGAGCAGGAAATATTAATGATGTCGAGCGCAATGGTCGATGCATTGATTCACCATGGTTCCATCTATGGACTAACCTATGTTGATCCGGGTATGCAGTCCAGCGCGATTGTGAATTATCCGTCGAATGCGGAAGTGCTTGCATTGATTGAGACTAATCCCAATATTGTGGAGGAAGCGAAGACGGCTCTCGCGAAGGTGGCGCGGAAGAAGCTGGAGACAGCACTTGCTGAGCAGCAGATGCGTTATAGCAATCTAACACTTGGACCATCTACGACGCCTCAATCGGTGGTGCAGAACGAAGTTCAATCAACGACATCGGAGACGTCGCCAATTGATAACCGAGATGACGGTGTGTTAACGAAAGAAGAGCAGACAAAGTTATTCGAGCAAGCACCGATACCTAACGATGACGCAGGGAGTGATCAATAA
- a CDS encoding pilus assembly protein CpaF, which yields MDGSQVINLGLILLIIVIIGVLLYLKLSSPEIKQISEQLPSQVLQDQQFTIAQMTAYVREYLHEHVNENIYALGLSSEELRRRNNKRLELRRALKGCVYGDLQDKQFVKDLIYDLLVTTYGLNERNINQVIPFEEVDRCTAQDLFEIILYWYKGDVGLNALSSLIQTYQLDALRLLHDEPGTEGYRITAEDIRFIYLNEYRPLTFEQKLHIIVQRIYQSYKGFSVVDEIRDMRIDGVSGGVSGVSGSISFLHLQEQMTGRKKGLAFQDDVPRSYDSVWIFYKGKSIHLSFLSFGSEIELKRVCQNIYKYNNPGQLSETVGYKVNEMKDGSRIVVVRPHFAESWAFFVRKFDIPNASLESLILDPNAELVIDLLKYLMKGARITAITGQQGSGKTTLLMALVRHIYGTLTLRVQEMAFELHLRKIYPHRNILSFRETDHIRGQDGLDVQKKTDGAVNIIGEAATDPVAAWVIQSSQVASLFTLFTHHAKTFNDLIFSLRNSLLKIGVFSNERIAEQQVVRVIGFDIHLRMDRDGRRLIERITECVPSDDLTSENTYEAFNIVEYRDGAYIAGNRLSDHSVQAMTELMSEQDAVDFAAFLNKHWGECRGA from the coding sequence ATGGATGGATCTCAAGTGATAAATCTGGGACTAATCCTGTTGATTATTGTGATTATAGGTGTGCTGTTGTATTTGAAGTTGTCGAGTCCAGAAATCAAGCAGATCTCGGAACAGTTGCCTTCGCAAGTCTTGCAGGACCAACAATTCACAATCGCACAAATGACAGCCTACGTCAGGGAGTATCTTCATGAGCATGTGAACGAGAATATTTACGCATTAGGATTATCAAGTGAAGAACTTAGACGACGGAATAACAAACGATTGGAGCTGCGCCGCGCGCTGAAAGGATGTGTGTACGGGGATCTTCAAGATAAGCAATTCGTCAAGGATTTAATCTATGATTTGCTTGTGACAACCTATGGACTGAATGAACGCAATATTAACCAAGTGATTCCTTTTGAAGAGGTTGATCGGTGTACGGCTCAGGACTTATTCGAAATTATTCTTTATTGGTACAAAGGGGATGTTGGCCTTAATGCACTGTCATCATTAATACAAACCTATCAACTGGATGCGCTGAGATTGCTTCATGATGAACCGGGAACGGAAGGGTATCGGATTACAGCCGAAGATATACGCTTTATCTATCTCAATGAATATCGACCGTTAACTTTTGAGCAGAAGTTGCATATCATCGTTCAACGCATTTATCAATCTTACAAGGGGTTCAGCGTGGTAGATGAAATTCGCGACATGCGCATTGATGGCGTGTCTGGAGGCGTATCGGGGGTCTCTGGATCGATCTCATTCTTGCATTTACAAGAACAAATGACGGGCAGGAAGAAGGGATTAGCTTTCCAAGACGATGTACCGAGATCTTATGATAGCGTATGGATCTTCTACAAAGGGAAATCGATTCACTTATCATTTCTTAGTTTTGGATCGGAAATTGAATTGAAGCGGGTATGTCAGAACATTTACAAGTACAATAATCCCGGTCAATTATCAGAGACGGTAGGGTATAAAGTGAATGAAATGAAGGACGGGTCACGTATTGTTGTCGTTCGTCCGCATTTCGCAGAATCATGGGCATTCTTTGTGAGAAAGTTCGATATTCCGAATGCTTCGCTCGAGTCCTTAATTCTGGATCCGAATGCGGAGCTGGTGATCGATTTACTGAAGTATTTGATGAAAGGCGCAAGAATCACGGCGATTACGGGGCAACAGGGAAGCGGTAAGACGACGCTGCTCATGGCACTTGTTAGACATATTTATGGAACGTTGACCCTTCGCGTTCAAGAAATGGCGTTCGAGCTGCATCTTCGGAAAATATATCCACATCGGAACATTCTTAGCTTCCGAGAGACGGATCATATTCGAGGTCAGGATGGGCTGGATGTTCAGAAGAAGACGGACGGAGCGGTTAATATCATTGGCGAGGCCGCAACTGATCCAGTAGCTGCATGGGTCATTCAATCTTCTCAAGTGGCAAGCTTGTTCACCCTGTTCACGCATCATGCGAAGACATTTAATGATCTTATCTTCTCTTTGCGAAATTCGTTGCTCAAAATTGGGGTTTTCTCCAACGAGCGGATCGCAGAGCAGCAAGTGGTTCGTGTCATTGGCTTCGATATTCATCTTCGTATGGATCGCGATGGTCGTCGATTGATTGAACGTATTACAGAATGTGTGCCATCGGATGATTTAACGAGTGAGAATACATACGAGGCTTTCAATATCGTAGAATACCGAGATGGTGCGTATATCGCTGGCAACAGATTATCGGATCACAGCGTGCAAGCGATGACAGAACTAATGTCTGAGCAGGATGCTGTAGACTTTGCCGCCTTCCTGAATAAGCATTGGGGGGAATGTCGTGGAGCATAA
- a CDS encoding serine/threonine protein kinase, with the protein MKWESRLSIHQVLGGRYRVMKQIGEGGMSYVYLVEDLKLVGKRWAVKETRLQQPGNAAGVAAEAAMLIRLNHPNLPQIVDFLGPDAEGYIYLFMDYIEGETLAVDFERRGRSLAFDHILRLGIQLCEVLQYLHQCQPPIVYRDLKPTNVMMDVHGQIRLIDFGIARHFKPNQEDDTVCLGTVGFAAPEQYTGKQSDTRSDLYGLGALLMHLITGGRTSQFGQAGMDAMPQEVPLAFRQLLKHLLDRDPNLRIQTAQEVREKLEQIHMEMAKTWRGNQPVSTTHRWRGTGTIALLGIDSGVGTTHTAIMFAHYLAASNQRVACVECMRTEAFYRIRSIFDGEPIRRSGEHFTIHGVDYYPYLESRSLIPLLHTDYDVIVLDLGVYGDNAAMFAEFLRANISCVVASGAEWRQEDLSDFMRRAGFAHQAASFIGLIPLATQQTIRDMEQNFIVPQLYAIPYHVDPFHIDDMARKALSAILPMEQTHSNWRTGLGKLLFSRRSRRDVKN; encoded by the coding sequence GTGAAATGGGAGTCTAGGCTAAGCATTCATCAGGTGCTTGGTGGGCGTTATCGAGTGATGAAACAAATTGGTGAAGGGGGGATGAGTTATGTCTATTTGGTCGAGGATCTGAAGCTTGTCGGTAAGCGTTGGGCTGTAAAGGAGACGAGACTGCAGCAACCGGGAAATGCGGCAGGCGTAGCAGCGGAGGCGGCCATGTTGATTCGATTGAATCATCCGAATTTACCGCAAATTGTCGATTTTCTTGGTCCTGATGCAGAGGGGTATATTTATTTGTTCATGGATTATATCGAAGGGGAGACGCTGGCTGTCGACTTCGAACGTCGGGGACGATCGTTAGCCTTCGATCATATTCTTCGGCTCGGTATACAGCTCTGTGAGGTGCTTCAATATCTACACCAATGCCAGCCGCCAATTGTCTATCGGGATCTGAAGCCTACGAATGTCATGATGGATGTGCATGGTCAGATCCGGTTGATTGATTTTGGCATCGCAAGACATTTCAAGCCGAATCAGGAGGATGACACTGTATGTCTCGGTACCGTTGGTTTCGCTGCTCCGGAGCAGTATACAGGCAAGCAAAGCGATACACGTAGCGATCTTTACGGTCTTGGTGCATTATTGATGCACTTGATAACGGGAGGGCGTACGAGTCAGTTCGGTCAAGCCGGGATGGACGCGATGCCGCAAGAAGTTCCACTGGCTTTTCGGCAATTGCTGAAGCATCTGTTAGATCGAGATCCGAATTTGCGGATTCAAACGGCGCAGGAAGTCCGTGAGAAGCTGGAACAGATTCATATGGAGATGGCCAAAACATGGAGAGGGAATCAACCTGTATCAACCACGCATCGTTGGCGCGGGACAGGCACAATTGCACTTCTGGGTATCGATTCCGGAGTGGGAACAACGCATACTGCAATTATGTTCGCACATTATTTAGCGGCATCCAATCAGCGTGTTGCATGTGTCGAGTGTATGAGGACTGAAGCCTTTTATCGTATTCGATCCATATTCGATGGAGAACCCATCCGACGCTCGGGAGAGCATTTCACCATTCATGGCGTCGATTACTATCCTTATCTCGAATCACGCAGCCTCATCCCTCTGCTCCATACCGATTATGATGTGATCGTCCTTGATCTAGGTGTATATGGGGACAATGCTGCTATGTTCGCCGAGTTTCTACGTGCCAATATATCGTGTGTGGTTGCTTCCGGCGCGGAGTGGAGGCAAGAAGATTTATCCGATTTCATGCGTCGAGCGGGGTTCGCCCATCAAGCTGCCAGCTTCATAGGATTGATTCCCCTTGCGACTCAGCAGACGATTCGAGATATGGAACAGAATTTCATCGTTCCACAGCTGTATGCCATTCCGTATCATGTGGATCCATTCCACATTGACGATATGGCACGAAAGGCCCTCTCGGCTATTCTGCCGATGGAACAGACGCATTCGAATTGGAGGACAGGACTCGGTAAGCTTTTATTCTCAAGAAGGAGCAGAAGGGATGTCAAAAATTAG